One genomic segment of Paraburkholderia caffeinilytica includes these proteins:
- a CDS encoding MaoC family dehydratase, with protein MNAAPRIVTIGETFSATLELSAESVKSFATLVNDLNPLHHDDAYAAQSRFGGLIASGTQPTAHFMALLATYFSTYAQPLGLEFDIKLKKAVHANDTLTITWRVRDAHWKPSLNGDLAHLEGTVVNQRGDTMLIGTSTILVMPKPEASANSNADTNPDIGAP; from the coding sequence ATGAACGCTGCGCCGCGCATCGTGACGATCGGCGAGACGTTCAGCGCGACGCTCGAGCTATCGGCGGAATCGGTGAAATCGTTCGCCACGCTCGTGAACGACCTCAACCCGTTGCATCACGACGACGCGTACGCCGCGCAAAGCCGCTTCGGCGGCCTGATCGCATCCGGCACGCAACCCACCGCGCATTTCATGGCGCTACTGGCGACCTATTTTTCGACCTACGCGCAGCCGCTCGGCCTCGAGTTCGATATCAAGCTGAAGAAGGCCGTCCACGCGAACGACACGCTGACGATCACGTGGCGTGTGCGCGACGCGCACTGGAAGCCGAGTCTGAACGGCGATCTGGCGCATCTGGAAGGGACCGTGGTGAATCAACGCGGCGACACCATGTTGATCGGCACATCGACCATCCTTGTGATGCCGAAACCGGAAGCATCGGCGAATTCGAACGCGGACACCAACCCGGACATAGGCGCACCATGA
- a CDS encoding DUF1289 domain-containing protein, producing MTPGIDNEDDEPAVPSPCISVCRMDASTGWCEGCLRTIDEIASWSLFDDDAKRAVWDAIEERHAEFMAKQAKVRR from the coding sequence ATGACACCGGGCATCGATAACGAAGACGACGAGCCTGCCGTGCCGTCACCCTGCATCAGCGTGTGCAGGATGGACGCGTCGACCGGTTGGTGCGAAGGCTGCCTGCGCACGATCGACGAAATCGCCAGTTGGTCATTGTTCGACGACGACGCGAAGCGCGCCGTCTGGGACGCGATCGAGGAACGTCACGCGGAGTTCATGGCAAAGCAGGCCAAGGTGCGGCGATGA
- a CDS encoding YbaK/EbsC family protein codes for MTDHASLDSDDLAALPDSARRVALLLRERGHAGRIVMLPETGKTSAEAAAGLGCSVAQIAKSILFRRREDDAPVLVVASGANRVDEKKVAAHVGEIGRADAKFVREKTGYAIGGVCPIGHATEPVTLIDADLLELDSLWAAAGHPHAVFNLTAQELIALTGAPATDVALRETA; via the coding sequence ATGACGGATCACGCTTCCCTCGATTCCGACGATCTCGCCGCATTGCCTGACTCCGCACGCCGCGTCGCCCTGTTGTTGCGCGAACGCGGCCACGCGGGACGAATCGTGATGCTGCCGGAAACCGGCAAAACTTCCGCCGAAGCCGCAGCCGGCCTCGGTTGCTCCGTTGCGCAGATCGCCAAGTCGATCCTGTTTCGCCGCCGCGAAGACGACGCGCCGGTACTGGTGGTCGCGAGCGGCGCGAACCGCGTCGACGAAAAGAAGGTCGCGGCGCACGTCGGCGAGATCGGCCGCGCGGACGCTAAGTTCGTGCGCGAGAAAACGGGTTATGCGATCGGCGGCGTCTGTCCGATTGGCCACGCCACCGAACCCGTCACGCTGATCGACGCCGATCTGCTGGAACTCGACAGCCTGTGGGCTGCCGCGGGCCATCCGCATGCGGTGTTCAACCTGACGGCGCAGGAGTTGATTGCGTTGACGGGCGCGCCGGCGACCGACGTGGCGCTGCGCGAGACGGCGTGA